The genomic stretch tttttttcctccaagaaatTTGCAAAATGAGACTTGCACAACATCTGAGAGTTTTTCCCACAGTTTTTGGGAAGGCCAAATGTGATTTTTGGATTGCCTGTAGGTGCATGCACAAAGTGATATTTGTCCTCTACTCCTCCTGTTATATTAGTGATAAAGGTGCTATAGCCATGTAAGTAACAAGGTTTAAGCTTTATTTCATGCCGCAAACCAGCACCTGCTCTAGAAAGGAAAGCTAGGTCTTGTGGTTAAGGCGCTTATGTAGGAGTTTTGGGTTCACGTCCCATTTTAAGTTTTCAGTTACATCTTTAGGGTGCTGATTATGAACAATAAAACACAGATAATTGTCATCATCTTTGTTCCACCTTGTTTTATCTACGAATAGGACAACCAGTCTGAGGCAGGGATTATATGTCCATAGAGTGTTTGACCCAAGGGGGCCTTTAAACATTATCAAGTAACTTGCTGATCCAATGCTAACAGTGACCTCTCCAGCCTTATAGCAGATTAACAGGCCAGGTCTTATCtcatctcatttattttctcagtaatGTCTACATGACCAGACTGATGCACTGGTATCTCATTGTAcaggctgctttctgcagccagaCTATTCTGAGTACCTACATGCCTTAAGTTTCAATCACATGgttcacttgctttgtttaaatGAGTTTCTTAACATTTTAGGGATTCTTTTCATTGCTGTGTGAGTGACTGTACTTATTGTTTTTGTGTCTTCAGATCAGCCTCATGTCTCTGACCCACAGGTGATGGTGGAATTTGAAAATGGAAACTTCAAGTTCACATTCCCCAACCCCAAAAATGTGAGTGAGTTCAGCATGACCCTCTTCAAAGGGCATGAAAAGAAGGAGATCTGTGCACTCCATTTGAGTAAGGAGAAAGTTATCCCCAAGAGTAATGTTACCTACTGTCAGACAGAGCATTCAAATAGCAGCACCGCTTTCATTCTTAAAAACCTGGAAAGAAAGCATACCAACATTTATACCTACTGCCTGGAGATGTTCTTACCCCCTCCTTATATAGATTGCCGGCTGAAGGAAACCTATTTGTACATCCAGGGTAAGTTTACTTCTCCTCTCACTTCAGTTGACTGATAAGTAGACAGTGGGCGTAGCTATGCTGCAGTGAAAAATGTGACTAGAGTTTGCACAGGTATTTCCAAGACAGCTTAAAACTACATAGCAGGGGGCTGGTAACAGTGGGGCTGTGTTGACAGAGTGCTTGGCAtggcctccccatatttattcACCTTCTTGGTCAGGTTTTGCAGGCCATGCTGAGCTCTGTATATTGTTGGTGGCACCCAAGCTAGCTAGACTACATCTTCTGGAGTACTGCAGTCCCACCTTTGCCTGCAGCAGAAATTTTCCATTGTCCATTTTCCAAGCTGCAGAATGCAAATGTTAGATTATTTCTAGCCAGGGAGAAAAATCCATTCTGAGAGCTATCCTCATGTGcccaggataaaaaaaaaatcagctgtcaAACATCTGTGCTAGTAGTGGTATATGGAACTCTGATGCCACGCTGATGTGAAAAAGATGGCATTCATCTTGTTGTCCCAAACAGGGCTCGTTTACccggtgtgcaataagccaatcttcacacactgagatgAGGTattgttttacttcatttctgcacagagatgggtgctgggtggtaattccacaaagctagcacactgAATCATCGTCAGCCtctatttatacacattcattACCATATTTAATTCCCTAATACATATGCAGTGCTATGATTGGTTAAAACTTTTTTCACCtactatttaaattaatgagCGCTCAGTTGTCATTCAATTTGAGTCTGGTGTGTAATTGTGGTAGGGGGCTCATGAGTTGGTGGTTGCGATCTCCCCCTgccggaattacctttcccctaattttcttcttggcagATCTTAAGTAACTTCTCAGGGTTTACTGATCAAATCAATAATACATCACCTAGACTTCTGCTCCCGGACAATCCGTCAACTTAACAAAACCATATTGTATGATTTAGTTAGGGTCACCTTAGACCTCTGCTCTCAGACAATCTGTTAACTAAGCGTAGTTAGGGTAGGACTTTACAATGGAcatctatagcagcatcagGTTTGGACAACAACCTCTCTGAAGCAGGCCTTCAGATTTAGAGCCTTCTTAGAGCAGGAGATCCACAACTGCTGAGAATTTTTGGCCTTTTACTGAGAAAGGCTTGGACTAACTTCAGAAGACTTGCTGCACAGGCTTTAATTTTGAATTGCCTTTCACTCAGTGGCCTTTGGTATATTAAGCTGAAGGAGTTAGTAGTGTTTTTGCTCACATGCCTTCTTGGTTGTCCATATAGTTCAGTTGCAACATGGTACTGCCTGTTGTCCTTCCCTTGCTATCTTTTCCTGTCTATCGACACCAGGACTAAACAAAGATAGAAGCTGAAATGATCAGGCTAAAATTACGTGGTTGGGTCAAGTTATCCCTCAGCCTTCTGTGAATTTAAAAGAGCTTCTCAGAATCAAACCATAACATCCTTTTTTGTCTGCAGTGTTTCCCAAAGCTGTCCATTTCCATTTGTATGGATAGCCAGATGCTCATAGCTATTGCCATATGTTTCATGCCCTATCATATTTTCTCCCACATCTGGGCAAGAGTAATCTTGTGTCCCTCAGCTTGCTTTCCTATCCAAACATGACTGCCAAACTCCACCCTTCTTTTGACCAGGCTGCCCCTTAAATCACCTGTGGTACTCACTGAATGTAAGCTTAAGCCTTGCTCAGATCTGAAATACCATCATGCTCTCAAGCctggctttgtttcttttcagtctaCACTTTCAGCTCTGTGTACCAACAGTTTCACCTCTCCTTCTGGAAAACTGCAACATTCTGTTTCCTCCTGAATACACTTTTCCAAGATGGCTTTTCACCTCAGGAAAATCCTTCTCCAGAGCTCACTTTTGCTATTTTATTGATATGAaatgaagaggggaaagaatttgaaaaattatcttgggggggaggggaaataCAAATTATCAGTAATGACTTTTTTTGCCTCCCCATCTCCAGATAAGGAAGACTGCATTTCACTGGGACTCATGTCATGGTTAATTATTGGCCTGATCATGTTTGCCATGATTTTCTGTATCTGCTGTGTCGTAGCCTGTTGCTTAAGGAACAAGGTAAGCAAGTCTATGAGATTCTGCACAGCCCTCCTTCCAAGGTCATGGATGGTGAACTTGATTTAATGAGATTTAGAGGGTGGGACAGGCACATACTCACTCAGCACGTGATGTGTTTTTTGACAAAGAGACCAAGTTGTTAATTTACTGCTGGAAGGAATCCAGTCATTGACGACAGCAGCtcagatttaatttttctaagACAGAATTGTTTATTGATTTAAAGGATGGGAATccaaggaaagaggagaaatgctGCACAGGTCAGCAAAATTACTTTGGTAAGCAATTCACCTGATTGTTTTCTtcaagaaggggaaacaaatcATCCGTGGAGCAATTCCAGCTCTGTTCTGGAGCAAAACCACTTAAACAAAGAACAAGTTGgctcaggaaagaaaggagaccATGGACATTAGTTATTCTTTTGGACAATGCgtgtttttcatttttggtttgttttattccGTTTTCCACGTGAATGCCTGTCTATTCTGACTTTAATATTCCCACTGAAAACAGTCAGAGTAACTGctcttcttaaagaaaaaaagcaggagtgGCGGAGATCAGTGAccacaaattaaattaatggcattttctctctgtttgcAGAATCAGCAGTGTGAATCCAACTCCCATGAGTACAACAGTGAATACATGCCCATGGCAGCAGTGAATGCAGCTAAAAAAACAAGAATCTGAGGTTGTATTAAGCCTAGTTGTACTTGTACCTCTGCTTGTATCTGTTGCAAGGCTTTCTCTGGGCGGGAAAGGGCTGCTTGCTGTGTCTCCCATTGATTCTAGGTGGGTGGGTGAGATTGTTACAATAGCTTGTTAATGGAGTTCATGCTGCCATGTagcaggaagaggaaatgaaaaacaaaatctctgGAAACCTTGTGAATCATAATGGTGGGTGGGTTCCTAGAAATGTGACTGCTTCACATCCATGCAAAGTAATGATCTTATGCTTGAGGAAGAGATGTGAAACTGTTCCATTCAGATTCTTCAGATGATGCATGGTACCCAAAATCTCTCTGAGGAAGTTATTTGTTAGATTTAATGAGTGTTACTGGCTAAGGGCAAATAATCTGTAGAGAATGAGGAACTTCCTAACTACTTAAGCCCTTGCATAGGTAGCCAGAAGCAGTCTGGGATACAGAACAGAAGCAGAATTTGGACTGATTCAGGTATATGGGAGTTGCATGTAACTAATTCTTCATTCCTATTCCAGGTATAAGTTGCGTGTGGCATGGAAATTCTGGCAGCAGAGGTTTCCAGCTACTTGAACGTGGACAATGGGAAATCAACATTTCCTCGCCTTTCCCAGCCTCCCTGAGCTCTCATGATTGTCCTGTGCTCAGTCATGAGACACCCACTCTAGTACTGTTCTGAGCTGTGTTTTGCTCTAGCCTTGTGTGTTAAGTGGCACACTGCCTGATCCACTGACTTGTACATGAAGTGCTAACAATATGTTAAAGATGTCAGCTTTTAGTTGAAGAAAATGTAGTGAGTTTGCTTGAGAGTAGATTCCTGTAGTGCTGCTACAGAGgaacttttattttctacagTCTCCTTTATGACAAACTTTCCactggggacaaaaaaaaaatagactacCTCCAATGCCAATCCTTGTGGCACAGCCATGAAGCACCATCGATGTATTGCACATGCCCTTTTGTTAGGGCTAGTTTAGCCTGATGCTATCAATTCATCCTCAGATTCACTGTCAAACTTCCTAGCACCACTCTAGGAGAGTGTGGTATGCACACATGCTCTCCTGCACCAAGCTGTGGGACAGCAGGGGAACAAAAGCTGAGAGAGGCAACAGAGACTTCACTGTGACACAGTACCTCAGGTATGCACATCTGCATTTCTCGTATTTGTGCTATCAATACATCTTTGCCTTTCACACCTTGGGGCTCctcttatttaattaaattctgaattcttttaCTAATAGAGGAATATATTACTTTCAAGACTGCAGTTGTTCTTTAAATGAGTTGAAACCTGCAGGATCAGTCCCTAAACTAGGAGGCACAATCTCTGCTATTCACATGTCTTGCAGCACAAATACAACACAGTCCATAAGGCCAGTGTATTCATGGACTCTGCATTGCAATTATCTTCCTCTTGTGGTTTGGCATGAAACCTTTACCACTTCCCCAGTGGGTTCAGGGGTTACTTGACCTGCCTTAAATTGCTCAGAGGCTTCAGTATGAAAGAAATCATCAATCCTTCATGCTCCTTGTGAAATCCATCAAAACTCTGACCATAAATGACCAGGAATCCAGCCTGGATATGTTGCCAGACACCATTTGGATGCTGGAAGCAGAGTGGTGCATTGATTCTGAGTCTCTGTAATTCattgaaaaaacaaatattagTCAGAGGACACCACTGTGAAAGATACATAGCCTGCTTGTGTGGCAAACAGAAGGCTGGTTTCAAATGTGATAGGGCAAATAGGGACTGTCAGGCATGAAGAGGACATAAGCCGGTATGTCAAGAACAGGGTTTTCCTCAACAAACACCTAAATATATAGAAGTATCGCAGACAGAAGGTGCAAATTGTTAACTGTGACATTAAGCAAAGGGGAAATGAGTAAAGCATCAAATGAAGTGGGGACTGCCAATTTCATAGTGGGTACCCTGCTTAGATAACCAGCTCCTAGGCGAGATGTAGAGGGGCACCCTGGTGTGTTAGGTAACATTACATTCTCTCCTGTCATTCTGCCACATAACCTTTGCCAAATTACTTGACCTCCCCAGCAAACAACTCTCCTCTGTACATCCACAAATACACTAatttcaccatttaaaaaaatattggtgAAATTATTGCCTTTGAAAATGATTGCCTTTGAAAATGAttgcctttgaaaattattGATGAAAATAGCTAACCTCTACTAGCTATGAGAAACGCTGGATGCAGGATCCTATGTAACAGTGGAGAGTCCTATGCCCTGGAACTTTTCACCAGACTGAGAAAGAAATTCAATGAATAAAGAGtttctgaaagaaggaaaaacttgAGGTTTGCCTTGAGATGCTGCTGGTTTATCCAAATGACGATTATGAAAGTCTGAACAGGGCAGTTCAAAATACATACATTCTACTCTGGAAAGATAAATGATTTATACTCATTGTGACAAAGCTTTTGGAAGTCTCAGGTTCCatcactgctttctttttggaaaaatagatttttattcttaataaaacatttttttattatgccACGTGTCCACAAGAAAGTTCATGCATGTATGCATGTCGTGTGAAAGAAATAAGCTCTATAAAATCCACAGAGCAATGGGGAGAGAGTATGGGGCAATTTATCCCTGTATAGCATCGTAGtgggaaacaggaaaaggactaaggaggaaaaaaaaaaaaaatcataaaaaagtaaaaaacaaaaattcagatCTGTTTCTATGCAGTGGGGTAATGACACTGTTTGGatctggttttttccttttgtttttgtgAGAAAGTCTTTTTTCATATTgttccacctcttcttcctttcttttaatcCCTTTTACAGCATACAGATAAAGTTCAAGATTATTTTGGgacatttttcaggttttcttctgcCATTCTTGAATACCTCCAAAGTAAAAGGAGCTGGAAGAAGATAAAGGAtggcagaatgagaaaaaaaaaaaaacccaaaaaactatgaaaaaagtAACATGAACTGAGTCTATAGACTGTGTGACAAGAAAggattaaaatgaaagaaaacaaaaaaggagccaataagaataaacaaaaagccTGATATTCTAACAGGTCAgcatttg from Pelecanus crispus isolate bPelCri1 chromosome 5, bPelCri1.pri, whole genome shotgun sequence encodes the following:
- the ICOS gene encoding inducible T-cell costimulator → MKSVAVTFCVLCFQFEVLYGVDSCSPRPCKNIDQPHVSDPQVMVEFENGNFKFTFPNPKNVSEFSMTLFKGHEKKEICALHLSKEKVIPKSNVTYCQTEHSNSSTAFILKNLERKHTNIYTYCLEMFLPPPYIDCRLKETYLYIQDKEDCISLGLMSWLIIGLIMFAMIFCICCVVACCLRNKNQQCESNSHEYNSEYMPMAAVNAAKKTRI